The Coffea arabica cultivar ET-39 chromosome 2c, Coffea Arabica ET-39 HiFi, whole genome shotgun sequence genome includes the window TCTTTTCCTCCATATTCAGCTTGGTCTTAGAGTAATTCTGGGTATTTATAATTTAGTTGGGAGAGATTTATTCTCCTAGCTGTTAATGGAAAAAACTTAGTAGTAGCCGCATAaatattggttttttttttctttctttctattttttcctctctcttggttgtACTTTTTAACTTGCTGAATTAGGACATCTACCCCCTACCATCAGACCATACTTCTATATGATTGAATCTTGATGTTTACGTCTTTCATTCACCAAACATGCCATAATTACTTTACTAGTTGTTCTTGGCTAGGGTTCTGAGGAATGTCTTAGCAATTTCTTTATAAGGTCTCTTGTGGTGTGGTATCAGCTATTTGATCTCATAGTGCTGAATCAAGGagcttcattttctttctaGTCTGTGCGACAACTTGTGTATATGAATCTCAAGCAGATCTCTTGTTTATTGTTATAATCTCATGAACATGGTGGTGGAAGAGCTGATATCTCTGCCTGTTCCTACCACACCATCTCCGGTCCTCAATGGATCTGCTTGTGTATTTTATTGTAAAACAGAGCTTTTCTATAGCTTCTCGAGCACTGATGCTTATTTAATGAAATTGCAATCCTTTTTGTCCCAATTTTCCTCATATTGGTATATGGATGTAATTAGGAGTCGATCTTTCGCTTGTTTTGTTGTGGTGTGctttcttctttaattttcctGATCTGTGTCTTTGTGGGAGCTTAACAGATGAGGGGAGTTGAAAAACAAAGCAGGATATAGTTAATTTGGTCATAGCTGTTtcttaaatttgggatagaatgtgggtttttttttttttttttaatttccaaTTCCTCCAAAAATCTGCAGTCCCATGTCTGCCACAAAGCTAAAAAGCTTCAGTGaatcttttcctttattctgTCTATACTTGAaagatttattatttttctgAAGCTTCTTGTGTTAAACAATTCTGTTTTGGGTGGGAAGGTGTTTTACGTTCATATCAAGGTGTGTGAGTCCAGACTTGTGTTATATACAGTTTTACGTATGCATTGTCATTCTCTTTTCTTACTCTTAAGAACAATGTGGAGTTGGATCCCGAGGAGTATGCTCGTCATGATGTGCAAGTGTCCATCCAGAACAATGTTACATCTGGCACTAATTTAACAGAAAGGTGTGATAGCGATCAAGCAAAATCTAGTGACCAAGTGAGCAAATTAAAATCAGATGACAAAGTTCAGGCATCTAGCCTGTATCTTGTTGATGGTAACTTACAGGTTTGTTCTGTACCACAGcttttgctttatttatttacttttaaaatcTTGGGCCTCACATTCTATTTTGATTATCTCTTTCTGTTTCCTTGCAGAAGGCAAGTCTGAGTAATCCAAGTTTGTTGAATGGTTTGGACAAGTTAAACATGATGGGGAATAACATGGATTTGCAGTCACTGCTGGAGTATGAGGAGTTGCAAGATAAGGAAATAGAGGATGCACAAGAGCATCGGCGCCGATGTGAAATAGAAGAAAGAAATGCACTTATGGCTTATCGGAAGGCCCAGAGAGCCTTGATTGAAGCTAATGCGAGATGCTCTCAACTCTACAGTAAAAGGGAATTATACTCGGCACAGCTTCGATCTCTCATGATGGAGAACCCAAATTTGGTTGTCTCCCTAAGACAGCATGATCAGGTAGAAACCCAATTGGATTCTTCTAATTATGTTTCTGATGTTAATGAGCATCAAATACCCGCATCCAGCCATCAAGTGCACACTGGATCTGATATTAATGGCATACGTGGTTATGATAGTAATGTACCTCCTGCAAACGATCACTATCAGAACCTGTCTAATATGCATGTGAGTGGGCAGAACTTGGTATCTGATCCTTGCTCCAAGCGTGAGGGAAGTCCTTCAGAGGGTCACAAGCAACCTGTGTCAAATGGTGTCTGCTCCCCTTCTGGTGATTTAAGTCAGTCATCTTATCAGGAAGGTGAGATATTTGAATTTAACCATAAATCTgctcaagaaaatatagaatcTGAAAGAACATCAGAATTCAACAAAGATAGGGAAAAGGACATCTATGAGGAGTCTGAAAGACAACCACCATTTGATAGTTCTCAGGACTGTTTTCTTCTTGAAGCGTCATTAAGGTCACAGCTCTTTGAAAAGCTAAAGacaaaaaaattgccaaaaaaggGGACAACCCAGGGCACGGAAGATTTAGTtgaaagaaatgatgaaaatgatgacaGTAGACAGATGATGGAGACTGATACTGCAGATGTACCATTGTCTGAGGCAGAGAATGGCAAACATTCAGATTATGAAGGTAATATTTCTTCTTGAGGATTTACCTGTTTGTCCTGTGATCCTTTCTCAATAGTTCTGGGTAGAGCATTAAAGAAGTCCAAAGTCATGAGAATGGAAATTTTATCTTACTGTAAGGAACTCCAGAGTACACCTGCTACTTTGTTCTTTTGCAAATGTTCTATTTATTGCTATTTGTCATTCCATTGTGTAGATTTATTTTTTGACTTGACTCTCTAATTAAATCTTGGATAAATAGTGAAGAAATCTATTTGTGCAGTCACCACCTCTCTCTCCAGTAAACGTTGTTTTCGATGCTGTATGACAAACTCGCTTTCATCTGATTGGAAGCCAATTATGTGACTTGCACCGTGCGGAGACtctcttccccctccccctctcctTTTGATATGTCTACCAAGTGGAGACTTCGATGATCCATTTTGTCTCAGATGTTTGTAATTGTACATGTTGACTCTTGCTGTCATGTATCCTGGTTTATGATCTTTATTTTTGTAACTTGATATTTTCTGTGATTTTACAATTTCTCCTTTTGGTACAGATtatagcaaggaagaaagatgTCCTGAACTACCAGTCCAGATTAACAACCAGTTTGATATTCCGCATTCAGAGCATGCATCTTCCTCCCAAGATGTTTGTATGGGTAGTTGTATTTCTCTGGGAAGTCAAGAATTTAAAACCTCTGGCACTTTTCTCTTGCCGTCAATGAAGAGTGCATTTAGTGCCCTGAAGTTCATAGAACTTTGCAGTGTGCTAGAGTCCAATAATGCAAGTAGAGGTATGCTCATATCCGATGTTGATGAGGAGAATGAGGATAACTGGGTCACTTGTAAAAGCAAGCCTAGTATATCAAACTTGGATTTGCCTGAAACTTCAATCGACTTATTTGTTGGACAAAGTGGGTATTACTCCTGCAATCTAGCTATTGACCCATTCTGGCCACTTTGTATGTATGAACTCCGAGGAAGATGCAACAACAGTGAGTGTTCTTGGCAGCATGTTAGAGACTACTGCTGTGACAACATGAAACATGATAGTACTGATTATTCTGGTAATGTTAAGTTCGCTTAATCTCTAATATGAATCATGAAATTCTTTTTTATACAAtgtctgtttttcttttgtagTTGTTCAGGTCAGAAGACAATCACCCAGGGAACAATTTGACGGTGCTATGGTGCGTAGGAAGTCTCTGAATCACGTTGATTTAGCTGCCCCTACTTATGTTGTCAGCTTAGACATTCTGAAACCTGATTCACAATCATTTATACCTACTTCATCTCAAGGTTATGGACAATGCTGGGGGAAGTGTTTCAGTGCTTTCTTGGTTTTGTCTAGTTTGTGTCCGATGGTTTCACAATCAAATGAGCCATTTTTGCATGGCACTCAAGCTCGTATAGAGGTCCACTGTAGCTGGAATAGACAGACATCTTATTTTAACAACAGAAATGGGACACTGGTTTGTCAAAGAATCCTTTCCTTCTTTGGGTAGTTTGTTTATGAGTCCTCATCCTTGTGGCTTCcaatttcatttacttgattgtTGAATTACTGCCGGCCTTTTGGCTTTGAGGTGGAATGCTTATTTTCATGGAGTTGATCTTTTGGATAGGAAAGTATAGGAATTGGTGAATGTTCATGTTTCTGCCTTTCTAGAGTTTAATCTTTAATGGAGTCTTTATATTGTGTTCCCTCTTTCCTAAACAGAAAATGTAACTTCGTTAATGTCGTAAATCTTGAAAATGTTCTTCTGAGATGTCAATTCCAATTTGCTTTTCATTTTGGAACATCAAATTTTGTTGTGGTACAGGATCTATAAGCAGATAAATACTTGAagtgtttattttattaaaacaaaatACTGGAAAGACAAGCACTCCTAGGTTCCTTAACTTTCAGTGCATATCTGCTTAGAAGACAGCAATTCCCTAGTGTTTGCTATTGGCATTCATAtctatttctgttttggaacACATGAAGTCATTACCTATGATTTGTGCTTGTAGTGTTGCTTATGCACtctcttggattctcatggtAGATGTTGTTCATATCAATCTATTTATACTTAAAGTGGGGTAGCTCATGCTGGAATTATGAGGATCCGCCTAGCTTTTTTCCTTTGCTCCTTGTAGAACTCTGTCTTCCTTCCCCTTCAACTGATTCTTGTTTTACTTTGTGCTAGTTTAGCGTGTGTTTCTGCTAGCGTTTTGCATTTAATTCAGTGTAGTACACCTTCTAATATTGCAATTTTGGTAGGCTCTCCAGATGAATTGTTTTCTCATTTTCATGGGTATATAGCAATTAACTTACATATTCTTGGGGTTTTCTTAGGGTCAAATTGATCAATGTGTCGTTGATGCTGACCAATCCCTGGAAATAGCTCTCCTTAATTTCAATCAGGAGGCTGACAAGTATAAAGCAAGGATGCAGGTATTAAATGGTTATTGAGTTGGACCAGAGTATTCAGTTTGGAAGGATTTTGTTCTCATTCCATTATCTAAAATATTTAGGCTCTTAAAGTTCTTGCTCAAGCCATTGAGGACAATCCCACATCTGCAGTTCTTTGGATAGTTTACTTGCAAATTTTCTACAGTAATCAGAAGGCAATTGTAAAGGATGACTTGTTCCGATATGCGGTATGtatgtttcttttattttctataCAATGAAGAATTGGAAGTTCGAGACTCCTCAGTTGTGCCTTTTGGATTCAATGTTTGATATAACCGTGTCATTATTGAAAGATTTCTATGAGTTTTATATGAAAATAAAGGCGTGATGAGAGCAAAGGTATCTTATTTAGATAGAAGGTCTTCACAATATCAAAGTCTTCAGGATTTGATATTCACTACCATTTTTGCTAAATGGTCATAAACAAACTATTAACATTTAGTACTGTTTCTTttctgtctttctttttttgaataTATTCTTGTTCTTGCCCTATTTTCCCTGTCCCAGTTCCTGGATtactctttcttctctctttgttTCCTGTTGTTTATTCATGGTATTAAAAACAGAGGTGCATTATGACGACCTTAGTGATATTTATTAGTCTTGCTTGCAATCGTCCCTGTTCTTCATGGGGAAAAATATCACTTGTTCACCAAACTTCTGTTATTGTTGTCTAGGTTTCCAGTTTTGTGTTTATTTCAGTACCAGGAGTTTATGAACTGCTTTATTTGATTTCCAGGTTGAATACAACAAAGAATCTTATGAACTCTGGCTTTTATACATTAACAGTCGTGTACAGCTTGATGATCGGCTGGCTGCATATGATATTGCCCTATTGGCTCTTTCTCACCATACGTCTACTTCTGATGGAGATGCCATGCGCGCAAGCCATTGCACTTTGGATATATTTCTGCAGATGATGAATTTTTTGTGCATGTCTGGCAGTGCTGGTATGGCCCTTGAGAAGATCTCTGGGCTCTTTTTGTCCTCTAAGAAATCTGACAATAACCTTCAACTTTCTCTTCCTGATATTGTTACTTGCCTGACCATTTGTGACAAATTCATCTTCTGGATCTGTTGTGTGTATATACTTCTATATAAGAAATTGCCTGATGCTGTGGTACAGAAATTTGAATGTAGGAAAGAATGTTCTGCTATAGAGTGGCCTTCGGTTTCTTTAAGATCTGATGAGAAGCAACAAGCTGCTTCACTCTTGGAATTAGCTGTTGATTCACTAGCATTGTACATGGATCATGAATCACTTGAAAATGAAACAACTCTAAGGGCTGCACACCTGTTTGCTCTCAACCATGTTAGATGTGTATCGGTCCTGGAGGGCCTCGAATGCAGTAGAAATTTGCTTGGAAAATATATCAAGTTGTATCCGTCATGTTTAGAACTTGTTTTGATGTCAGCTCGGGCTGAATATGACTTGGGGGGCTCCAATTTTAATGGATTTGAGGAAGCTCTTAGAAACTGGCCGGATGAAGTTCCTGGCATTcattgtatttggaatcaatATGTTGGATGTGTCTTCCAGAGTGGGAAATTTGATTTTGTGAAGGACTTAATGGACCAATGGTTTCATTCTGTTCTGGAGGCAAGATATTCTGATTATGGAGTTTTGCAAGCTAAAGATGAGAAGTCAGATAGTTCACTGATGTCAATTTCAGTGTCAGATCTCCATGCTTGGTTTTTGAGTTGTGGTCAGAATGACACTGTGTTCGGGATGCTCAATCTTTCATTGTATAAATTACTGCAGAACAATCAATCCGAAGCTCAAGCTGCATTAGATCTGGCACTGAAGGCAGCTGCCGCTGATAATTACCAGCATTGTTTGAGAGAACTTGTCCCGTTTTTGCTTATAGGTAGTATCAGAGATAAGGGGGTGGTTCATCTCAAAGGCATATTGAACATTCTGAATGTTCATCTGGTTGATGTTCGAGCTTCACTTGGCGCAGAACCACTGTCGCGagatttcattcaaaaaatcaaGAAGCCTGTTGCCCGACAGCTTGTCAGCAAGTTGTTGAGTCCAGCTTCAGCTGACTTTTCTTTGATGAGCTTGGTTCTTGAAGTATGGTACGGTCTTACTCTGTTACCCCGTGTTTGTGATAAAGTGACGGATTTGGTGGACTTTGTGGAAGCCCTGATGGAGATTCTGCCTTCTAATTATTTGCTTGCATTTTCTGTCTGCAAAAAGCTTAGTTCCAATGCCACAAAGTGCTCTGCCAGTTTATCTTTCTGGGCAAGTTCACTCTTGGTAAATGCACTTTTTCATGCTGTTCCTATAGCACCAGAATATGCATGGGTGGAAGCAGCAGATGTTTTGCATGATTTGACGGACATTAAGTGTATACAGGAGAGTTTTCACAAGAAAGCTGTATCCGTATATCCGTTTTCCATCAAACTCTGGAAATCTTATCTCCGTTTATGCGAGACTGAAGGAAATGTGGGATCTGTTAAAAAAGctgccaaagaaaaaggaatcgAGCTGGACTAACAATATGTTCATGAAAGAATGTCAGGTTGGTTGCTTTGGCAATCAGCTGAAGCAAATTTTGGGGAAACGTGTATCTGTTACATTTAGGCAAACTTGCTAGATGATGATTGAGTAAACATAGTTGTGTAAATACTTGAACCGTCAGTATATGTGACATGTCGGTTTACAGGATAGTCGCCTGGTGCTCTGGAACTCATTCCTGTGCATCCATATTAGTTCTGTCTTCTCTTTTGTGAACGAGCTAGACTGGATCATATGCGGTTACCCAGTTTAGTTCTCATTACCAGTGTATCTTCGCATAAGAgttttgagttataaatatccaGTCATTTATAGTTTATGCACTCTGGTCAGAGCCCAGAGGAAGGAATTGAAGCTTGAGGAATTGAAGCTTGTGTGTTTTCTGGTGCAATGTTTTTTCATTTGCAATGAATGGACGGAGTGAGCAAGCATCTTGGTctgctttcatttgtttataCGCGGATCTTCGGAGGGTTAAATAGAAGGATGGTCAGGGTGACAAAAGTATGGAGCTAACGGAAGCTAAATACGTAAATACTTGCGGGAGAGGTAAAATATGAGCATTGTGCTTTGAGAATACATGAATTAGACTGGTACAGCCATGAATCTTATGCGGTAACTCTCTATTCCGCCTCTAGGTCAAACTCATATTCTCCGTGATTGTGATATCTTAtatttttttggtagaaacaTGTAGAAAGGTAAGGAAGCTATATGTCATAGTAAGATAAGAAGTTTCTGGTGAAATCAATGCGAAGTTGCTATTATAACGTGTTTGAGACCCGTACTTTTGACTCGGTGTAAGAATATAATTGCAACTCAAGAGTCATAGaaattattattaattataagTTTTTTTATGAAACAATTATTTATAAGTTGATGATAGTATCAAATCACAGTTGAGGCAGAGTCTTGACTCCTTGTAAGGATGCTTCTATAGAGTCCAATTAGCTAGGATGTAAGCTAAACCTTATTATGAAATGTAGAAGATTGTAATTCTCATTATGGTAGCTAATaaatactccctccctttttttttataactgatgtttaaggttttgcacaccaattaagaaaagtttttcattgcttaaatctgtatactactttccttttgtaccctcattaattgtccaattcaccTATGGAGGGGCAGATAATTACTAGGGTTGTTACAAAGAGAGAAGCAATAATTACTAGGAGTAATAATTAAGAACCATGTATTGGAAAAGAGAggtaaaagggtaaaattgtgaaaaaataattaatactgtatggggataataaaacgacagataaaagtacactagagtaaatttcttaaacgtcagttataaagaAGGGAGGGAGTATTAATTGTGAGAACTAAAAACTTGTTACGAGTATTCTCACACGCTTGCATTTTGCAAATTGGGACAATCAAGGTTCATTGATAActcaataaaaaatgaaaattttgaaaagctaTTAAAGAGAAACAAAAGTTGCTCAACAAAATTATCATGGAAAAAATAATGgcataaaaataaacaaaaaattacTCATGGAGAAAATGTTATATGTAAGTTGAAAACAAAGATAGCTTGAAATTATTGGCTTCAGTAGATATGATTCATATGCAAACCAATCCTATCAAAAAagtgtttatttttctttgaattGTTGTTTATCTTGTACAAGAAATTCTTGTTTTGCTCAATTTAATATAATGTTAAGTTATCCATCTTTCGTTATCTAGCAGTAATGCTCGATTTAAAATAAATCTATATCACTAATTTGTAGCATAACTTTTTTTTCAACATAAAACTTCTCAAAATAGAATTTATAATTAAATATTTCAACAGTTTTATTTTGGCTGAGCGACATATTTTGGCGTGGGCGACAATTAAGGTTAATCCTATGGTTGAATTTGAACCATTAGAATCtatattttgaagaaaagaattgaaatttaagTGTACATCAATTGTGATCCTATATTATTGTACTCCATATTACTATTTGCAATTCCAAAACTcgcacttaaaaaaaaaaaaaaaaaaaaactcaaaagacAGCCTTTTAAATTGTAAACCTCATTAAGGAGTAATTCTTCTATTATTATGATTTATTTTTGGTCGTCCGACAGGAGCAAACCTCTTCTTTTCTCAGTGCTTATACCCTAGTTGTCAATAAAACCTCAGCAGTTGGAGTATTTCGCAGAGCTTATATCCTTTTTCATGCTCATGAGAATCTTTCTTAGCTAGGGTTCTGGTTAGGCTTTCATCTGGTTGATAGAACTTCGTTAGAGTAGAAATGAATAATCTGAAGCTCTCATGGGAGCTACCGTCGAAGCTTCAATTACACTCGGAAGATGAAGTTGTCCAATTTGCAGCATTTGATATTGAACGCAACCGTATCTTCTTCGCCTCCTCGGCCAACTTCATATACACAACTCATATTCCATCTCCTCAAGTAATCTCTTTTTCCTCTGAATCGTTTTTCGTTTCAGTTTGTACTGTCTATCGTATTCTTCTTTTCGCTTTGGCGCGGAAGATTTGAATTATTgttgtaaaaaaaaagttttaaccTTGACAAATTGAGTAAAGAAAAAGGCTGGGCTTTAATTCAATTTGTGCTAATTGGCATGCATGAAAGTAGTAGCGATTAGATATGAAATCATTTACGCCTATTATCAATGATGGTTGTTACGGAGGGTTTGAACAATGGATTAGTAAATTCCAAAAAGTGGCTTGAGAGATAGGTCCCTGTAAATGATcaagattttgcaaaagaaCAAAGCTTCCCTACCCATTTAGAGGTCCGGAACCAAGCTGACCAATACAATTACGAGGACTAcgttctttatttctttttttttaacccccTAATAACTGATCAGTGCCATCTAAAAGGTCTTTGGCTGAATATTTACTCTTCCAGCTTGTTGTTTCGGTAGTTGTTACATGTGTATAAAGAGGAGTgtagacatacctgacatgtgGGATTTTGTGCCAGGATGAAGGAACATGGGGTTCAGCTTCATTATCTGCAGCAGCTGACTCTATTGATATGGAACCGGGAGATTACATTACTTCCATGGATTATCTGATGGAGAAGGAAGCACTGATAATTGGGACTTCGTATGGGCTTCTCTTGCTATATATTGTGGATGATGGTACCACAGAAGTGGTCGGGCGAGTGGAGGGTGGCATAAAGTGCATTTCGCCTAGTCCAGATGGAGATTTGCTTGGTGTCGTTACTGGCTTCGGTCAAATACTAGTGATGACGCATGATTGGGATGTGCTATATGAGATGGCACTGGATGATCATCCTGGGGATGTTGACGTACGTAAGGACTTCTTCCTATATTACTTGATCTTTTTTTACACTGCTAGCTCTTCATATCAAGTTGGTGTGGGTAATTAAGCCTTTTGATAATCTACCTTTTCTTTCAGATGAACCAGCTGTCTCCTCCAACTATTCTTGTGAGAGTCCCATTTCTTGGCGAGGTGATGGCAAATTCTTTGCAACCCTAAGCAAAGTGCATGATGCACTTCCCTTACGTAAAAAACTTAAAGTTTGGGAACGAGATTCAGGTGCACTTCACTCTGTCTCAGAACCAATGGGTTTCATGGGAGCAGTTTTGGACTGGATGCCCAGTGGCGCAAAAATTGCATCTGTTTATGATCGAAGGGAAGAAAAGAATTCCCCATCAATAGTTTTCTTTGAGAAGAATGGGTTGCAACGAAGCTCATTTGGTGTTAATGATAACACTGATGTAAAGGTAGACTCTTTGAAGTGGAATTGTAACTCTGAGCTTCTTGCATTTGTGGTTAGAGGTGAAGATCATGAGTCTATCAAGATTTGGTTCTTCAATAATAATCATTGGTATTTGAAACAAGAGATTAGATACTTAAAGCAGGATGGAGTTAAATTCATCTGGGATCCAACAAAGCCACTACAGTTGATAAGTTGGACTGTCGATGGCCAGATAATGATATACAATTTCATGTGGATCACAGCTGTCATGGATAACTCAACAGCATTTGTAATTGATGACTCCAAGATACTAGTCACCCCACTTTCTGTTTCTCTGATTCCCCCTCCTATGTATTTATTTAGTTTAAAATTTCCCAGTGCAGTTCGAAGTATGGCTTTCTTTTCTCACGGTTCTAAACATAATCTGGCCACATTTTTATCAGATGGCAGGTTGTGTATTGTAGAGCTTCCTGAAATAGATATGTGGGAGGAGCTAGAAGGCACTGAAGTCAGTGTTGAGGCTGCCTCATGTGATATTGGATTTGGATCTTTTACTCACCTGGCATGGTTGGACTCACATGTACTTCTTAGTGTTTCTCATTTTACCGTTAATCAGATTAATTGCTCATTAGGAAACTTTTCTAGCAAGGATGGGCTGCCTGCCTATTACCTGCAAGAAATTCAGGTCATGTGTTCTGAAGATCATAAACCTGGTCCTGTAACATCCACAGGCTGGCAAGCTAAAATTTCCAACCAAATTTCTGTTGAAGAACGGGTAATTGGAATAATCCCTGGCCCACTAAATAGATGTTCAGCATATATTCAGTTTGATGGTGGAAAAATAGTCCAATATTTGTCGAAGTTAGGGGGCAACAGAGTGGTTCCTCTTCAGAAATGTGATGACATGTGTTTCTCATCATCATGCCCATGGATGACTTTGGCTCTTGCTGAGGGGTTCGTGTCACAGAAGGCTTTACTTTTTGGACTTGATGACAATGGAAGGCTTCAAGTCGGTCGAAGGATATTATGTGACAACTGCAgcagtttctcattttattcgaATGCCACAGACCAATCAATAGCACATTTGATTCTTTCAACTAAACAGGATCTGCTATTTATTGTAGACATTGCTGATATTCAAAATGAACAACTGGCTGTTAAATATGGGAATTTCCTACCTGCTTTCAAGACTAGAACTGGAGATGATGGAAGAAACTATATAAACATATGGGAAAGAGGTGCTAGGGTTATAGGTGTGCTACATGGAGATGAGTCTGCTGTCGTTATTCAAACAATTCGTGGAAATCTTGAATGTGTCTACCCAAGGAAACTGGTTCTGGCCTCAATCATCAATGCCTTGGTCCAGGGGCGCTTTAGAGATGCGCTATACATGATACGGCGACATAGGATAGACTTTAATGTTATTGTTGACCACTGTGGTTTGAAAGCCTTTATTCAGTCAGCTCCAGAATTTGTGAAACAGGTGAGCAACTTGAGCTATATAACTGAGTTTGTTTGTGCTATCACAAATGGAAATGTGATGGAGACGTTGTATAAGGATTACATATTGCTACCTTGTCAAAAGGAGTTGAACACTGTAAAATCTGGATATGCTGACAATTCTGATAGTAACAGCAAGATTTCTGCTGTCTTGTTGGCGATAAGAAAGGCCCTGGAGGAGCAAATAGTGGAAAGTCCTTCAAGGGAACTTTGCATTTTGACTACATTGGCTCAAAGCCAACCTCCAGCTCTTGAGGAGGCTTTGACAAGGATAAAATTTGTCCGACAAATGGAGCTATCAGGTTCTGATGGTCCAGGACGGAACAATTATCCTTCTGCTGAGGAATCTTTAAAGCATCTGTTGTGGTTGTCTGATCCAGAAGCAGTTTTTGAAGCTGCTTTAGGAATTTATGATTTGAAACTAGGAGCTATGGTTGCATTAAACTCACAGAAGGATCCAAAAgaatttcttccatttcttcaagaatTAGAACGTATGCCAGCTGCATTAATGCAATATAATATTGACCTTAGACTGCAAAGGTATGAAAATGCTTTGCGACATCTTGTTTCAGCTGGAGATGGTTATTATGAAGATTGCATGAGGCTCATGAGAAGTTATCCTCAGCTCTTCCCCTTGGGTCTGAAACTCATCAGCGATCCTGTTAAAAAAGCACAAATTCTTGATGCATGGGGAGATCATTTGAGTTCAATGAAATCCTTTGAAGATGCTGCTGTCACTTACTTGTGTTGTTCTTCTTTGGAAAAAGCTCTGAAAGCTTATCGTTCTTCTGGTAATTGGAGAGGAGTTCTTACAGTTGCTGGGCTGATCAAATCTGGGAAGGAGGAAGTAATACAGCTGGCATATGAACTCTGCGAGGAGCTCCAGGCACTTGGTAAACCAGGAGATGCTGCCACAATAGCCTTGGAGTACTGTGGTGATGTCAAGGCAGGTATTGATCTTTTGGTTAGTGCAAGGGATTGGGAGGAGGCTCTGAGGATTGCCTTCCTTCACTTGAGGGATG containing:
- the LOC113725506 gene encoding uncharacterized protein isoform X4; its protein translation is MQRGHDPAIKSASMVGLSSRASQQSDHLKSSEKNRGPFVPFVISFSDDESGSDSDDSRRNTLATKDQTQRVDRSGRPPVSSLQRSQKLLQNKTKKARLVNREAFPSRPFVNGATSWNCRQMPSSRSFSTAQKGVASDHGSLQKSIVHVNTNKRQLQDLRQLIAIRESQLKLKSTQQTKNSVGGSGSDGKFKNPGNPGNRVRKDSGFDLRGEFNKADKKRLKTGEPQCSQLDLDNNLHSLQPILTSGKSRVDNSGKESVDDHDHRSKKLSLGTSLSGVQKQSEARDSLSLENPLNTAIAGNSTVAINIQCARNPKQGDPVIWLKQSGQIGKRATGDFPNRSNNVELDPEEYARHDVQVSIQNNVTSGTNLTERCDSDQAKSSDQVSKLKSDDKVQASSLYLVDGNLQKASLSNPSLLNGLDKLNMMGNNMDLQSLLEYEELQDKEIEDAQEHRRRCEIEERNALMAYRKAQRALIEANARCSQLYSKRELYSAQLRSLMMENPNLVVSLRQHDQVETQLDSSNYVSDVNEHQIPASSHQVHTGSDINGIRGYDSNVPPANDHYQNLSNMHVSGQNLVSDPCSKREGSPSEGHKQPVSNGVCSPSGDLSQSSYQEGEIFEFNHKSAQENIESERTSEFNKDREKDIYEESERQPPFDSSQDCFLLEASLRSQLFEKLKTKKLPKKGTTQGTEDLVERNDENDDSRQMMETDTADVPLSEAENGKHSDYEDYSKEERCPELPVQINNQFDIPHSEHASSSQDVCMGSCISLGSQEFKTSGTFLLPSMKSAFSALKFIELCSVLESNNASRGMLISDVDEENEDNWVTCKSKPSISNLDLPETSIDLFVGQSGYYSCNLAIDPFWPLCMYELRGRCNNSECSWQHVRDYCCDNMKHDSTDYSVVQVRRQSPREQFDGAMVRRKSLNHVDLAAPTYVVSLDILKPDSQSFIPTSSQGYGQCWGKCFSAFLVLSSLCPMVSQSNEPFLHGTQARIEVHCSWNRQTSYFNNRNGTLGQIDQCVVDADQSLEIALLNFNQEADKYKARMQALKVLAQAIEDNPTSAVLWIVYLQIFYSNQKAIVKDDLFRYAVEYNKESYELWLLYINSRVQLDDRLAAYDIALLALSHHTSTSDGDAMRASHCTLDIFLQMMNFLCMSGSAGMALEKISGLFLSSKKSDNNLQLSLPDIVTCLTICDKFIFWICCVYILLYKKLPDAVVQKFECRKECSAIEWPSVSLRSDEKQQAASLLELAVDSLALYMDHESLENETTLRAAHLFALNHVRCVSVLEGLECSRNLLGKYIKLYPSCLELVLMSARAEYDLGGSNFNGFEEALRNWPDEVPGIHCIWNQYVGCVFQSGKFDFVKDLMDQWFHSVLEARYSDYGVLQAKDEKSDSSLMSISVSDLHAWFLSCGQNDTVFGMLNLSLYKLLQNNQSEAQAALDLALKAAAADNYQHCLRELVPFLLIGSIRDKGVVHLKGILNILNVHLVDVRASLGAEPLSRDFIQKIKKPVARQLVSKLLSPASADFSLMSLVLEVWYGLTLLPRVCDKVTDLVDFVEALMEILPSNYLLAFSVCKKLSSNATKCSASLSFWASSLLVNALFHAVPIAPEYAWVEAADVLHDLTDIKCIQESFHKKAVSVYPFSIKLWKSYLRLCETEGNVGSVKKAAKEKGIELD